A genomic stretch from Actinomadura rubteroloni includes:
- a CDS encoding sensor histidine kinase: protein MPERGRWRRPSRWSLGPRVTAVATGVFLMFGVVGAILFFVVLKQVVFTSLRHQGDRAVREVVAEAQSAGSPVLRSRQLGFSLLQIVDERGRVVAASAQAAGRPALTTARPSTPGGHVHKVVHIPGYDHRVYVVGAWTHDAAGRPQMVYAGLPVPVLDLVRKVIAVEIPLSVPVMAVFNGWMVWYSVHRAVRPVGRMQRELAAITGGREERLVTVPDTEDEVAELATSINVTLHRLHRVLERQRGFVADISHELRNPLTGLQAQLEVALESPEDEDWPGVARATLADADRLQQLVSDLLIMAKLDAGVPLDREDLELGAFAREEATRRRRRVPVEVDPGDGVHVHGSRHALARILNNLLDNAARHAAERIEIRVRAEGGEAVLTVRDDGAGIAPEDRERVFQRFQRLAESRRRDKTGSGLGLPISREIASAHGGTLVVTGDGLPSESGDGRGAALELRIPLADTRRAD, encoded by the coding sequence ATGCCCGAGCGCGGGCGGTGGCGGCGGCCGTCGCGGTGGTCGCTGGGGCCCCGCGTGACCGCCGTCGCGACCGGCGTCTTCCTGATGTTCGGGGTCGTCGGCGCCATCCTGTTCTTCGTCGTGCTCAAGCAGGTCGTGTTCACCAGCCTGCGCCACCAGGGGGACCGCGCCGTCCGGGAGGTCGTCGCCGAGGCGCAGTCGGCCGGATCTCCCGTCCTGCGGTCCCGCCAGCTCGGCTTCTCGCTGCTCCAGATCGTGGACGAGCGGGGACGCGTCGTCGCGGCGAGCGCCCAGGCCGCCGGACGTCCGGCACTGACGACGGCACGGCCCTCCACGCCGGGCGGGCACGTCCACAAGGTCGTGCACATCCCCGGCTACGACCACCGCGTGTACGTCGTCGGCGCGTGGACGCACGACGCCGCGGGACGGCCCCAGATGGTCTACGCTGGGCTGCCCGTCCCGGTGCTCGACCTGGTGCGGAAGGTCATCGCGGTCGAGATCCCGCTCTCGGTGCCGGTGATGGCGGTGTTCAACGGCTGGATGGTCTGGTACTCCGTGCACCGCGCGGTGCGCCCGGTGGGACGGATGCAGCGGGAGCTGGCCGCGATCACCGGCGGACGGGAGGAGCGGCTGGTGACCGTCCCCGACACCGAGGACGAGGTCGCCGAACTCGCCACGTCCATCAACGTCACGCTGCACCGCCTGCACCGGGTGCTGGAACGCCAGCGCGGCTTCGTCGCCGACATCTCCCACGAGCTGCGCAACCCGCTCACCGGCCTCCAGGCCCAGCTCGAAGTGGCGCTGGAGAGCCCCGAGGACGAGGACTGGCCCGGCGTCGCGCGGGCGACGCTCGCCGACGCCGACCGGCTCCAGCAGCTCGTCTCGGACCTGCTGATCATGGCGAAGCTGGACGCGGGCGTCCCGCTGGACCGCGAGGACCTGGAACTCGGCGCGTTCGCGCGGGAGGAGGCGACGCGGCGCAGGCGGCGGGTGCCGGTCGAGGTGGACCCCGGCGACGGCGTCCACGTGCACGGGTCGCGGCACGCGCTCGCGCGCATCCTCAACAACCTGCTGGACAACGCGGCCCGGCACGCGGCGGAGCGGATCGAGATCCGCGTGCGGGCCGAGGGCGGCGAGGCGGTGCTGACCGTCCGCGACGACGGCGCGGGCATCGCCCCCGAGGACCGCGAGCGCGTGTTCCAGCGGTTCCAGCGGCTCGCCGAGAGCCGGCGGCGCGACAAGACCGGCAGCGGACTCGGGCTGCCGATCTCGCGGGAGATCGCTTCGGCGCACGGCGGGACGCTCGTCGTGACCGGCGACGGCCTGCCGTCGGAGTCGGGGGACGGACGCGGCGCGGCGCTGGAGCTGCGGATCCCGCTGGCGGACACCCGCCGCGCGGACTGA